In Silene latifolia isolate original U9 population chromosome 6, ASM4854445v1, whole genome shotgun sequence, the genomic window GATGCAATGTGGCACTAATGTTTAGTGACATAGTCAGACACCTGTTTAAGGGTTGGCTTAGTCAGACATCTTTTTTTATAATATTGAACCATTGGAGATGCAGTTCATCATCTATATCCCCAAGGTCCACATCAATTTCTGAAGCATTTTGACTATGTTCATGGAGGAATAAGCTCATTCCAGCTGGGTTTTTAGGTTTGGCAATGTCAGACCATTTAGGGGTAGTATTCGACATATAAACACTTGGCCCATGAGAAATGACAGAAGGAGCAGAAGAAACCACATGGACAGTCTCAGGAATCACATGATTCTCCACAAGATTAACAGAAGTTTCCATGGATTCCGTGACAATAGAGGTGTCAAGAACCGGGGAAACAGGGGATTCGATAACAACTGAATTATCCGGTATGGGAGGAGAAATATCCAAATTAACCGAATTAGGAACATATTTACTACTATTACTAGGTTTTTTGCTAGATTTCTGAACTGCAGTAACTAGTAAATCGTTCAAGATCATAGGTTGTCGCGAAGGAGATTGCTGGGTTTCATCACAATtgataataacaacaaaattGGGAGAGAAAGCGATACCAAAAGAAGCGGGATGAGATGGAGAATCCATTGGTGGTCTCCCTTTTAGAGGGCGTCCCCTTCCTCTCGCTATGGGAGCTTCAAGTCAACAAAAATGGCATCCGTAATTTCAGAGAATTCAGTTATAGAGAGAGAACCTTCTTCtctataaaattatatttttattattttttttattattatttttttttaataaaaggatgcgcgcagctttcattaaaagaaaaataaaagtttacatgaaattggtggggagccgagagacaatctgggctcattattattattattattgctatttttttttttttttttttggtaaccgGTAAGTTGTATTATAAAATTGAAGCCCAAGTACATAAACAGATTAAGTTCTCAGCATATGAATCCTAGATATCTAGTCTATAGGTATATATACTATGTATGTATGAATATCATTGTAAACTATGTAGCCAATCTAATTCTTTCCTATGAGGGGTATGTCTATTCCTCAACCAAAATCTAGCAACAACGACCTGAATACATTGCTGCACAATAGACTCAGGACGCCTGACACTGCCATGAAGTCTTGTATGATTCCtattttgccatatttcatagatGACAGCAACATGACATGCACTGATTAGATCATATTGCAGTCTGGAAGTACCACGGCCATTGGCCTGCCAAGTAACCAAGTGCTGAACTAGGAACTGGATATGTAATTTCTGTTGCAATAAACTGAAGCAAAGAGTGCTGAAAGGACAATCACTGAACAAATGCTGATGATCTTCATTACTACTCCCACAGAGAAAGTAGGTTTCATTAGTACCAAATCCCATTTTCTTTATTCTGTCACGAGTTAACAATCTCTGATGAGCTGCTGCCCAGTAGATGAAGGCGTGCCTAGGTATATTGAATCTATTTCAACAAACAAATCTCCAAGGTACCTTAGCTTTTCCTAGTCTCAATCATTGATATCCAGCCTGAATAGAGTAAGGTTTATCTTGTCCAAGCCACTGATCCTGTATGTAGGCCTGTTTGAATAGTGGCATCATGTGAGCAATTTTTTTCCAAGACCAACTGCAATCAACTGGAGGCTTATATTCAGTCCAATGTACTCCTTTCATATAGACATGACTGATCCATCTAACCCAGAGGTGATCTTTTTTGCTAGCTACCCACCAGACATACTTCCCCAAGAGGGCTTTGTTCCATATTTTAACAGCTTGAATACCCAGGCCTCCCTCCTCTTTGGGACAACAACATTGATCCCAGTTAACTTTTGAAGCTTTCAAGTAATTATCAGAGCCTCCCCAGAGATAATTGCGACAGGTAGCTTCAATCTTATTCATGATTCCCACAGGTATTAGAAACATGCTGGCCCAATAAGAATGAAGAGTGGATAGAACAGAAGTTACTAGTGTCAATCTACCTGCATAAGATAGCTGCCTAGCTCCCCAAGATCTAAGTCTAGCAACTACCTTATCCATAAGTTTCATGCCATCATTCTTGGAGATTTTCTTGGAAGATATAGGGACCCCAAGGTACTTGAATGGGAGTTGCCCCTGAACAAACCCATACACTTTTAGAATGTTTTGAATTATTCTTGCAGACACACCATTAAAATATATGTTGGACTTCTCTTTGTTCAGTTTAAGTCCAGATGCAGCTGAGAAGGTAGAGAAAGACCTTAATAACCACATAATAGATAACTCATTACCTTTAAAAAATAACAGTATGTCATCTGCAAAGAGTAGATGAGTAAGCCTAGTAGATTTGCACAGAGGGTGGTACTGGAAGCTGTCTTGTTGAGAGATCACATTTAGAATACGTGACAAATACTCCATACAGAGGGTAAAAATCAGGGGGGAGAGGGGATCTCCTTGCCTGAGACCCCTCTTTCCTTTAAAGAAACCAAAGTTGTTACCATTAAGAGTCAGAGAATATGATGGAGTAGTAATGCAGACCATAAGCATGTCAATAAATTTGGTAGGGAAGTTTAACTTTTGAAGCATGTCTTGAATAAATCCCCATTCAACTGTGTCATACGCCTTTCTCAGGTCAATCTTAAGAAGACATCTAGGAGAGGCAGATCTTCTCTTGTATAACCTGACCAAGTCTTGACATATAAGCACATTTTCCACAATGGTCCTGCCCTTAATAAAAGCTCCTTGATTACAGCTGATAATATCAGGTAGCACTTGACCAAGCCTAGTACATAAAATTTTAGCAATGCATTTATATAGGATGTTACAGCATGCTATAGGCCTGAATTCATGGACATGTACTGGCCTGCTAACCTTAGGTATGAGAGTGATAGTGGTACAATTGAGTTGCTTAAGAAGCTGCCCAGTTTGAAAGAAGTCCAAGACAGCCTCAGTCACCTCATTACCTATGATGTCCCACGAGTCCTTGAAAACTGGCCAGAGTATCCATCAGACCCTGGAGCTTTTGTAGGAGGAATAGAGAAGATACTAGCCTTGACTTCATCCTTGGTCACAGGTCTCAACAATATTTGGTGATGAAGATCAGTGAGGGTAGGGCCAGCTCTAACAGTTGGGTCATGTACTTTAGTAGTACTAGTGTGATCCCCCAACAAATCTTGATAGTAATCAAGGAAAGCTCCCTCAATACCTTGATTATCAGTTTGGGTGATCCCATGCCTATCATCAATCTTAAAAATCTTGTTGGATATATGTCTTGCCTTAATCTGACTATGAAAGAAAGCTGAATTTTCATCCCCTTCCCTCAACCATTCTGTCTTAGCCTTCTGTTTGAGGTAACTAAACTGAGCTTCAACAAGCATTTTATAACTGGATGCAGCAGCTTGTTTAGCTTGTAAAATTGTCTGATCATGGGGAGTTAAATGCATTTTCTCTTGGATATCAATCAGTATTTGTTTAGCAACTTCAGTAGCCCTTTCCACATTAGAGAACCTTTGTCTATTCAAAGCCTTGAGTGGCTTTTTAAGAGATTTAAGTTTGTTCACCACACTATACATTTTGGTCCCTCTGATCTGCTTATTCCATTCATTGGTAATAATGGTTTTGAATTCAGGTGCCATACTCCACATGTTGAAGTACTTAAATTGAGTTTTCTTCCTGACATCAGTCATTCTTCTATAGctgacgcacggattgtggtcatAGATACCTTCAGCCATGAAGTAAGCATTGCTCTCAGGATACATATCATACCAGTCCCTATTGACCATCATCCTATCAATTCTAGAGAAGACTCTGGAACTAGGATCCTGTTTGTTGGTCCAAGTAAAGAAAGCCCCATGTGCACTTATATCTTGTACTTCACAGTAGTCAACACAATCTCTGAAATCTCTTATCTCACTCCAAAGCACATCTCTACCAATCCTCTCATGAAAGTTAAGTACATTATTAAAGTCTCCACATATACACCAAGCCCCTTGACATTTAGTTTTGGTCTCCTTCAAAATAGCCCATAAATCACACCTGATGGCTTCATCATTGGACCCATAGACAACAGTGTACCAAAAGTGATCTCCTGAGACAGTTTTAGTAACCTCTAT contains:
- the LOC141588392 gene encoding uncharacterized protein LOC141588392 encodes the protein MNNPAKQLDIRKFLFQNKAGLFGLVETKIKSNNFSTVLNNLGQSWQGINNNSYHPGGRVWIIWQPQVFQTHYIDSSSQHITIEVTKTVSGDHFWYTVVYGSNDEAIRCDLWAILKETKTKCQGAWCICGDFNNVLNFHERIGRDVLWSEIRDFRDCVDYCEVQDISAHGAFFTWTNKQDPSSRVFSRIDRMMVNRDWYDMYPESNAYFMAEGIYDHNPCVSYRRMTDVRKKTQFKYFNMWSMAPEFKTIITNEWNKQIRGTKMYSVVNKLKSLKKPLKALNRQRFSNVERATEVAKQILIDIQEKMHLTPHDQTILQAKQAAASSYKMLVEAQFSYLKQKAKTEWLREGDENSAFFHSQIKARHISNKIFKIDDRHGITQTDNQGIEGAFLDYYQDLLGDHTSTTKVHDPTVRAGPTLTDLHHQILLRPVTKDEVKASIFSIPPTKAPGSDGYSGQFSRTRGTS